The region GCAATGCTCCTGTGAGGCTAACTGAGTAACTGGATTAAAATGCTCTAATAGTGTTGGGGTGCCCCTGCCAATTTCCTGATGCGGTCGCGTTGAATGTAATAACTATAACATTAAATGTATTTGCTTCCTTATTGTATTTGGTACAATCATGAATTCAATACTTGAGGGTGGTCCTGGATGAACTCATGTTGATGAGGCTTTGGTCTCTAATGATTATTAAGTTGCAATGGCACAGGCACCGCCGTTGTAGTTGAAGATTTGTCACCACACTGATGGATCAAAACATGAGAGAGATTACTACAAGAATAGTTGCTACTATGAGGGAGAGGAATGGATTACCATAAGAATAAATCTTCCAACAATCATGAGaataaagaaatgataaaaaagaatatttaaatggagtGAAGAGAGATTTGGAGAGTTTGTTGTGAGGTGTTTTGTAAAATGGCTATCTAAACTAGAGAAGTTGAGTTTTCTAACTAAATTTCAGCTAAAGAATAGCTCATTCACTATGAATGCTGTAGTGTGATATCTTTAAAGAGATGATTTAAGCTCACAAATCTATATGCATTTGAAAGGATTGACTCGGTTATCATGTACTATCCTCAATGAACTCTCTCACCAATGTCACACTTCATTTGTTGGAGTATTGCTATATAAactacacttttattttattactatctTACCATGTTGACATGGTGTTGCCAATCAATCATTATCgtaaggacataaattttttataaactggtttataagaaattttctacaacccacatataagattgatatgtgtcccttagcatgtgaaaatacatgttatttaaatattatgtaCTTCTTACttgcttttttaataacattaatataaaaaaaaaacatgtgattctcacatgtttaaaagacATGTTTCCTTTTTATATGTAGATTGTAGAAAACttcttacaaatcaatttgtagaaaatttttgtccttATCATAATCACCAAAAAAAACACGTCATCACGTCAAAGACTCAGTACGTCATTATCATAATCAAATTGCATGGATTCTAATTGATTTAGCTAAAAGAGCCAAGAAACTCGATCATTTGATTCTTTTTCCCATTTGGGTAACTAAAACAAGGTTACATTCATGAATGTTGTTATGTCAAAACGGTCCATTTAGGATTGGATCAAAACACCCTCATGTATGGGCCCATTCGAATTCTTATACTCGCTTATTAAAGGCCGAGGCAAAGGCCAAGGCCGCCGATGTTAGAGAGAGAAAAGGCGGAGAAGAAAGATGGAGCGGAATAAAAAGAAGGCGGCGGAGAGGAATGATGAGGTGGAAGAGCTACTCCAAGCAGCTGAGGACGAGTTGCTCCTCAAGCTTTCCCTCCATTCCCACATCTCCCGCCTCGCACCCGACTACCTCCCCTCCGATCTCGACCGCCGTTTCCAAGCCCTCAAATCGCGACCCTCTGTCCCCCCTAATCCGTCTTCCCATTCTCTATCTCCACCGCAAAACTCGCAGGAATCAACCACGTCTAGTGTGGACCAAGATGAGCTCTCTGCCAGATTCCTTGCTCTCAAGGGCTCTCACGGAATTCCTGCGGATCCCAAGTTATCATCCTCCGGTGATGATGATGCTGCTGCtgctgaggatgaagaagatgaagtggAGAAGTTAATTCAGTGGGCCAAGGATGCCGCTCGTCTCGAGCGCTCTCCTTCGTCCGACGACgaagacgacgacgacgacgacgacgacgacccTGCAAAGGTACATCCTCGGAAGTAAAATGGGTCTGCTCTTTTTGTGTGCAGACTACACGGATTTACTTCTTGTGCGATACCCAGGTCAACTTTCGTGTAGCCATT is a window of Alnus glutinosa chromosome 4, dhAlnGlut1.1, whole genome shotgun sequence DNA encoding:
- the LOC133865572 gene encoding uncharacterized protein LOC133865572, with protein sequence MERNKKKAAERNDEVEELLQAAEDELLLKLSLHSHISRLAPDYLPSDLDRRFQALKSRPSVPPNPSSHSLSPPQNSQESTTSSVDQDELSARFLALKGSHGIPADPKLSSSGDDDAAAAEDEEDEVEKLIQWAKDAARLERSPSSDDEDDDDDDDDDPAKVHPRK